One genomic window of Arthrobacter caoxuetaonis includes the following:
- the pepN gene encoding aminopeptidase N produces the protein MNLTRTEARERAELINVESYDINLDLTRGDDVFGSTTVVRFTAEPGSSTFIDAVTAKVHRITLNGVSLDPESVSDGVRIQLPNLAESNELVVDADAFYMNTGEGLHRFVDPVDNEVYLYSQFEVPDSRRMFAVFEQPDLKATFRFTVTAPEHWDVISNSPTPEPVKASAEDSTSPSATWSFEPTPRISSYITALIAGPYQSVRSELTSSDGRTIPLGVFARRSLMEYLDAENIFELTRQGFEFYEAQFGTPYPFEKYDQLFVPEFNAGAMENAGAVTFLESYVFRGRVPDATVERRAITVLHELAHMWFGDLVTMRWWNDLWLNESFAEFMSALAAAEATEFKQAWTTFASMEKAWAYRQDQLPTTHPIVAEIRDLEDVQVNFDGITYAKGASVLKQLVAWVGQDKFMQGVREYFGKHSWGNTELSDLLSELEAASGRDLSQWSAQWLETAGVNTLRPELETDDDGVITSFAVRQSAVPEYPTLRPHRLAIGFYTAGEDGKLRRSDRVELDVDGELTGVPELIGRVRPDLILLNDDDLAYAKIRLDDASSRLATRRLRDIDESLPRTLVWASAWDATRDGEIPARNYVELVLQNIASESDSSVVQVLLRQLATTLAFYVNPQDQQAMTAAAADSLWELSRGAAEGSDSQLQFVKAFASHAQTPEQLDTVAGLLSGDLVLGGLEVGSDLRWELLASLVAGGRSGEAEIAAELERDATATGALAAAGARAALPSAEAKAAAWEAIVERSDMPNAAQRAAIGGFSRVHDTALLEPYAEKYFGAIRAVWDSRTHEIAQQIVVGLYPSRLTTQATVDRTDAFLASLGDEAPALRRLLLESRDGVVRALKAQAADR, from the coding sequence ATGAATCTCACCCGCACTGAGGCGCGTGAACGGGCAGAACTGATCAACGTCGAGTCTTACGACATCAACCTTGACCTGACCCGTGGTGACGACGTTTTCGGCAGCACGACCGTTGTGCGTTTCACCGCCGAGCCGGGTTCCAGCACCTTCATTGACGCAGTCACCGCCAAGGTGCACAGGATTACCCTCAACGGTGTCTCACTGGACCCTGAGTCCGTCTCAGACGGTGTGCGCATCCAGCTGCCCAACCTGGCAGAGTCAAACGAGCTCGTGGTGGATGCTGATGCGTTCTACATGAACACCGGTGAGGGACTGCACCGTTTCGTGGATCCCGTGGACAACGAGGTCTACCTCTATTCCCAGTTCGAGGTTCCGGACTCCCGCCGGATGTTCGCCGTCTTCGAGCAGCCGGACCTCAAGGCAACCTTCCGCTTCACGGTGACGGCACCTGAGCACTGGGACGTTATTTCCAACTCCCCCACACCGGAACCGGTCAAGGCCAGCGCAGAGGATTCCACGTCCCCCAGCGCCACCTGGTCCTTCGAACCGACGCCCCGGATTTCTTCCTACATCACGGCGCTGATTGCGGGCCCGTACCAGTCAGTCCGTTCCGAGCTCACCAGCTCCGACGGCCGCACCATCCCGCTGGGCGTCTTTGCCCGCAGGTCCCTGATGGAGTATTTGGATGCGGAGAACATCTTCGAACTGACCCGGCAGGGCTTTGAATTCTACGAAGCCCAGTTCGGCACCCCGTACCCCTTCGAGAAGTACGACCAGCTCTTCGTGCCCGAGTTCAACGCCGGTGCCATGGAGAATGCCGGGGCTGTGACCTTCCTGGAAAGCTACGTCTTCCGCGGCCGCGTCCCCGATGCCACGGTAGAGCGCCGCGCCATCACCGTGCTCCACGAACTCGCGCACATGTGGTTCGGCGACCTGGTGACCATGCGCTGGTGGAATGACCTGTGGCTGAATGAGTCGTTCGCAGAATTCATGTCAGCCCTCGCGGCGGCTGAAGCCACCGAGTTCAAGCAGGCCTGGACTACCTTCGCGTCCATGGAAAAGGCCTGGGCCTACCGCCAGGACCAGCTCCCCACCACGCACCCGATCGTGGCAGAGATCCGCGACCTGGAAGACGTCCAGGTCAATTTCGACGGCATCACCTACGCCAAGGGCGCTTCCGTCCTGAAGCAGCTGGTGGCCTGGGTCGGCCAGGACAAGTTCATGCAGGGTGTCCGTGAGTACTTCGGCAAGCACTCCTGGGGCAACACGGAACTCTCTGACCTGCTCTCCGAACTCGAAGCAGCCAGCGGCCGCGACCTCAGCCAGTGGTCCGCCCAGTGGCTGGAAACCGCAGGCGTCAACACGCTGCGTCCGGAGCTGGAAACGGACGACGACGGCGTCATCACCTCCTTCGCTGTCCGCCAGAGCGCTGTACCGGAGTACCCGACGCTGCGCCCGCACCGTCTGGCCATCGGCTTCTATACAGCGGGCGAAGACGGCAAGCTGCGCCGCAGCGACCGGGTGGAACTCGACGTCGACGGGGAGCTGACCGGCGTGCCGGAACTCATCGGGCGCGTGCGTCCGGACCTGATCCTGCTCAACGACGACGACCTCGCTTACGCCAAAATCCGCCTGGACGACGCGTCCTCCCGTCTGGCGACCCGCCGCCTGCGCGACATCGATGAGTCGCTGCCGCGCACCCTCGTCTGGGCCTCCGCGTGGGACGCGACCCGCGACGGCGAAATCCCGGCCCGCAACTACGTCGAGCTCGTGCTGCAGAACATTGCCTCCGAATCGGATTCTTCCGTGGTCCAGGTCCTGCTGCGCCAGCTGGCAACGACCTTGGCCTTCTATGTGAATCCGCAGGACCAGCAGGCCATGACGGCTGCGGCTGCCGACAGCCTCTGGGAGCTCAGCCGCGGGGCCGCTGAAGGATCGGATTCCCAGCTGCAGTTCGTCAAGGCCTTTGCCTCCCACGCACAGACCCCCGAACAGCTCGATACCGTCGCCGGGTTGCTCTCGGGCGACCTCGTGCTCGGAGGCCTCGAAGTCGGCTCCGACCTGCGTTGGGAGCTGCTCGCTTCCCTGGTGGCCGGCGGCCGGTCAGGCGAGGCGGAGATTGCTGCCGAGCTGGAACGCGACGCGACGGCGACCGGAGCGCTGGCCGCTGCCGGAGCCCGCGCAGCCCTGCCCTCCGCAGAGGCCAAGGCTGCGGCGTGGGAAGCAATCGTCGAACGCTCCGACATGCCCAACGCTGCCCAGCGGGCCGCTATCGGCGGATTCAGCCGCGTACATGACACGGCCCTGCTGGAGCCGTACGCCGAAAAGTACTTCGGCGCCATTCGCGCTGTGTGGGACAGCCGCACGCATGAGATCGCCCAGCAGATCGTCGTCGGCCTCTACCCGTCGCGCCTCACCACACAGGCAACCGTGGACCGCACGGATGCCTTCCTGGCATCCCTGGGCGATGAAGCGCCGGCGCTGCGGCGGCTGCTGCTGGAAAGCCGCGACGGCGTCGTCCGGGCGCTGAAGGCACAGGCAGCCGACCGCTAA
- a CDS encoding OsmC family protein — protein sequence MNLSEHRYGISLEWTGNRGSGTTNYRGYGRDHIVRAEGLPDLAGTADPTFHGDKDRWNPEQLLLTALSQCHMLSYLHVAVKNGVNVVSYHDDAEGTLRLNRDGSGEFTSVLLRPQVVIDDGDPDAALALHDEAHRLCFIARSVNFPVRHEAATRG from the coding sequence GTGAACCTCTCAGAGCACCGTTATGGCATCTCACTGGAATGGACCGGGAACCGCGGCAGCGGGACAACGAACTACCGCGGATATGGGCGGGACCACATTGTCCGCGCCGAGGGGCTGCCGGACCTGGCCGGGACCGCGGATCCCACGTTCCACGGTGACAAGGACCGGTGGAACCCAGAGCAGCTTCTGCTCACCGCACTCTCGCAGTGCCACATGCTCTCCTACCTGCACGTCGCCGTTAAAAACGGCGTCAACGTCGTTTCCTATCACGACGACGCCGAAGGCACCCTCCGGCTGAACCGCGACGGCAGCGGCGAATTTACTTCCGTACTGCTGCGTCCGCAGGTCGTCATCGACGATGGCGACCCGGACGCAGCCCTGGCCCTCCACGATGAGGCGCACCGCCTGTGCTTTATCGCCCGGAGTGTGAACTTCCCGGTGCGGCATGAGGCGGCAACCCGCGGATAG
- a CDS encoding mechanosensitive ion channel family protein: protein MQLPATIFPAVINFDVTGLLEAGIIVIAGLIVWLVARYLISKVVARAQKGSSLVRISGMRWAQPVMRNLDHKRRAQRADTFGALLRSFITVAIWTIVIIMVLDAIGINIAPLLASVGIVGIALGFGARELIRDALAGFFITMEDQYGIGDVIEVGTTTGTVQSVGIRITRLVDDRGVIWYIRNGEFAMVGNRSQGKYKPAAGDDAGEGAAAGATENKEVKGND, encoded by the coding sequence GTGCAACTTCCAGCAACTATTTTTCCAGCCGTCATCAACTTCGATGTCACCGGCCTGCTCGAGGCCGGAATCATCGTCATCGCCGGACTCATCGTCTGGCTTGTTGCCCGCTACCTGATCTCCAAGGTTGTGGCCAGGGCCCAGAAGGGATCATCGCTGGTCCGCATCAGCGGGATGCGCTGGGCGCAGCCGGTGATGCGCAACCTCGACCACAAACGTCGAGCGCAGCGCGCTGACACCTTCGGCGCCCTGCTTCGCAGCTTCATCACGGTGGCGATCTGGACAATCGTGATCATCATGGTCCTTGACGCCATCGGCATCAACATCGCTCCCCTGCTGGCCAGCGTGGGAATCGTCGGCATTGCCCTCGGCTTCGGCGCACGCGAACTGATCCGGGACGCCCTTGCCGGATTCTTCATCACGATGGAAGACCAGTACGGCATCGGGGACGTGATCGAAGTCGGCACCACCACCGGCACCGTTCAGTCAGTGGGTATCAGGATCACCCGGCTGGTCGATGACCGCGGAGTGATCTGGTACATCCGCAACGGCGAGTTCGCCATGGTCGGCAACCGCTCCCAGGGAAAGTACAAGCCCGCTGCCGGTGACGACGCCGGCGAAGGTGCCGCAGCAGGCGCCACAGAAAACAAGGAAGTTAAAGGAAATGACTGA
- a CDS encoding globin has product MTETPHGQGPALPLTASTPGTGFTQPGYNFYEVVGGHDTFVKLVDVFYDGVADDPLMRPMYPEEDLGPAKERLLLFLEQYWGGPRTYGEQRGHPRLRMRHMPFQVSPAARDAWLRHMRTAVDALELPPLQEQTLWDYLDRAAHSMVNSA; this is encoded by the coding sequence ATGACTGAGACTCCGCACGGCCAGGGGCCGGCACTGCCGCTGACCGCTTCGACCCCCGGCACCGGCTTCACCCAGCCCGGCTATAACTTCTACGAAGTCGTCGGAGGCCATGACACCTTCGTGAAGCTGGTCGACGTCTTCTATGACGGTGTCGCTGACGACCCGCTGATGCGGCCCATGTATCCCGAAGAAGACCTGGGCCCGGCCAAGGAACGGCTGCTGCTCTTCCTGGAACAGTACTGGGGCGGACCCAGAACTTACGGGGAGCAGCGCGGCCATCCGCGGCTGCGGATGCGGCACATGCCCTTCCAGGTCTCCCCCGCTGCCCGGGATGCGTGGCTGAGGCACATGCGCACGGCAGTCGATGCCCTGGAGCTCCCGCCGCTGCAGGAGCAAACACTCTGGGACTACCTGGACCGGGCCGCACACTCCATGGTCAACTCCGCCTAA
- a CDS encoding acyl-CoA thioesterase, whose protein sequence is MPLHRFPIQLRFGDEDVNGHVNNVRYVQFLEEARVRLSLLPLPEADAKAGVSTFRSVTAEFGTTLVARQEIEYMTPLTYSQDPAWIEIWVTEVGGSSFSYGFRLTDESAETVYAVAEASMVMVSRTTGRPVPLSDAQRRILGGWRGEPAPFRRRRSVESPAEGVK, encoded by the coding sequence ATGCCTTTGCACCGATTTCCCATCCAGTTGCGCTTCGGCGACGAGGACGTCAACGGCCACGTCAACAACGTCCGGTACGTGCAGTTCCTCGAAGAGGCCCGGGTCCGGCTCTCCTTGCTGCCCTTGCCTGAAGCCGATGCGAAGGCGGGCGTATCCACGTTCCGCTCCGTGACCGCCGAGTTCGGAACAACCCTGGTGGCCCGCCAGGAAATTGAGTACATGACGCCGCTGACCTACAGCCAGGATCCGGCATGGATCGAGATTTGGGTCACCGAGGTGGGCGGGTCCAGCTTCTCTTACGGTTTCAGGCTCACCGATGAGTCCGCAGAGACCGTTTACGCGGTGGCTGAAGCCTCGATGGTCATGGTCAGCCGCACCACCGGACGTCCGGTGCCGCTCTCGGATGCCCAGCGCAGGATCCTTGGGGGCTGGCGGGGAGAACCCGCGCCGTTCCGCCGCCGTCGTTCCGTTGAGAGTCCAGCCGAGGGAGTTAAGTGA
- a CDS encoding acyl-CoA thioesterase yields the protein MAPADDFDPTAALIELLDLSNAGGAKTDEDIFVGGSQQEPRKRVFGGQVLGQSLVAAARTVPPERLMHSMHGYFLRPGDTEVPITFGVERLRDGRSFSARRTHAYQNGLPILSLIASFQLPDEGLDHQEPMPEGIPDPETLPTTAQLLSGFDHPVAKAWSYYRPMDIRHVTQPVYFQADPERTARNAVWMKTFGPMPDDQNLHRAALAYATDYTILEPVLRRHGISWASRGMSVASLDHAMWWHRPLRVDDWLLYVQESPSASGARGLSSGRIFNRSGELVATVAQEGMLRLPDYPAFQ from the coding sequence ATGGCGCCAGCCGACGACTTCGATCCGACGGCCGCACTGATCGAGCTTCTCGACCTGAGCAACGCGGGCGGTGCCAAGACCGACGAAGACATCTTCGTGGGAGGGTCCCAGCAGGAACCACGCAAGAGAGTCTTCGGCGGCCAGGTTCTCGGCCAGTCGCTCGTTGCCGCGGCGCGGACGGTCCCCCCGGAGCGGCTCATGCACTCCATGCACGGCTATTTCCTGCGCCCCGGTGACACGGAAGTGCCGATCACGTTCGGTGTGGAGCGGCTGCGGGACGGCCGGTCCTTCTCGGCCCGGCGGACGCATGCCTATCAGAACGGCCTGCCTATCCTGTCCCTCATTGCCTCATTCCAGCTCCCCGACGAGGGCCTGGACCATCAGGAGCCCATGCCTGAAGGCATACCCGATCCGGAGACCCTTCCTACGACGGCGCAGCTGCTCTCCGGTTTCGACCACCCGGTTGCGAAGGCCTGGTCGTATTACCGGCCCATGGACATCCGCCACGTGACCCAGCCCGTGTATTTCCAGGCCGACCCCGAACGCACAGCGCGCAACGCCGTGTGGATGAAGACATTCGGTCCGATGCCCGATGACCAGAACCTGCACCGCGCCGCGCTTGCCTATGCCACGGACTACACCATCCTGGAACCGGTCCTGCGGCGGCACGGCATTTCCTGGGCCAGCCGGGGCATGTCCGTAGCAAGCCTTGACCATGCCATGTGGTGGCACCGCCCGCTGCGTGTGGACGACTGGCTGCTCTATGTCCAGGAGTCCCCCAGTGCTTCCGGAGCCCGCGGTCTCTCCTCCGGACGGATCTTCAACCGTTCCGGAGAGCTCGTAGCCACCGTGGCCCAGGAAGGCATGCTCCGGCTGCCGGATTATCCCGCCTTCCAGTAG